From a region of the Panicum virgatum strain AP13 chromosome 2K, P.virgatum_v5, whole genome shotgun sequence genome:
- the LOC120695888 gene encoding uncharacterized protein At1g15400-like gives MSRLQRSSVSFRRQGSSGRIWDDPLRGSLDLKTLSTPRSATAAAVAPLHYHHHHHPDASILAGDPSPRVVSRSMMRHGGGAVGFGGAGASSPSAAVIVESPAAASESPATVVVGPDGERHERHARRRRKISSAFCACMGHPPASHAQQ, from the coding sequence ATGTCGAGGCTGCAGAGGTCGTCGGTGTCGTTCCGGCGGCAGGGCTCGTCGGGGCGCATCTGGGACGACCCGCTGCGGGGGAGCCTGGACCTCAAGACCCTGTCGACGCCGCGGtccgcgacggcggccgccgtggcgccgctacactaccaccaccaccaccaccccgacGCCAGCATCCTCGCCGGGGACCCCTCGCCCCGCGTCGTGTCCCGCTCGATGatgcgccacggcggcggcgccgtcgggtTCGGGGGCGCGGGCGCCTCGTCGCCGTCAGCTGCCGTCATCGTGGagagcccggcggcggcctccgagTCGCCGGCCACCGTCGTCGTCGGGCCGGACGGCGAGCGCCACGAGCGGCACGCGAGGCGGCGCCGGAAGATCTCGTCGGCGTTCTGCGCCTGCATGGGCCATCCCCCGGCGTCGCACGCGCAGCAGTAG